Part of the Flavobacterium alkalisoli genome is shown below.
TATTTACTTATAAGCTATGTTATTTTATGTTAATGCCATTAAATAAAAAAGCAGCCCTTACAGCTGCCTCTATTTTTATAGATAATTGCGATTAATGCCCAGTTTTTTCATTTTAGAATTCAATGTGGTGGGAGGCACATTAAGTAGTTCTGCAGCCCCGCCTACTCCCCATATTTTACCATTACATTTTTTTAGTACTGCTATAATATGGTCGCGTTCATTTTCCTGTATACTCTTAATTTGCATGGTAGTAGTATTGTATACCGAGTTATACATACCATTATTATTATGTTCATGTCCTAATTGCATAATCTGCCCTATAGTATCACTTTTTGAAAGTAATACACTCCGTTCAATAATATTTTCAAGTTCCCTTATATTACCCGGCCAACTATAACACAGTAACTGTTGCATAACTTGAGGGGTCACTTCCTTAACCTCCCTACCAGATTTTTTATTACTCAGTTTTATAAAATGATTAACCAGTTCAGGAATGTCTTCTTTACGGTCACGCAATGCGGGCATGTATACAGGAAAAACATTAAGCCTGTAATACAAGTCCAGCCTAAACCTGCCTTCTCCTATTTCCTTTTCAAGATTACAATTTGTGGCTGCTATAATTCTTACATCTGTTTTTATGGGCTGCCGGCCACCTACCCTTTCTATTTCCTTTTCCTGTAAAACTCTCAACAGCTTTGCCTGAAGTTCTAAAGGAAGTTCCCCTATCTCGTCTAAAAACAATGTACCGGTATCTGCCTGTTCAAACTTTCCTATTCTTTTATCTGCCGCACCTGTAAAAGCTCCTTTTTCATGTCCGAATAATTCAGACTCTATAAGGCTGGCAGGTAATGCTGCACAGTTAATTTTAATAAACGGACGTTTAGCTCTGGGCGAAAGCTTATGGATACTGTCAGCTATACGTTCCTTACCTGTACCACTTTCACCTAAAATAAGAACAGAGGTATCAACAGGTGCAACCTGCGTTATATAGTCAAAAACATTAAGCAGTAAATGGCTGTTTCCTACTATACCTTCAAATATATTTTCCTGAGCTACCTGTGCAGGGATATTTTTCCCACCGGTAAGTACTACCTTTTTCTCTTTTACTGTAATATCAAAAAGGCAGTCTAAAGAAGCTGATAGCGGTTGAATCAATCGATTAGCCAAAGCTATATGTTGTGGTTCATAAGTATCGGGCCTTCGGCTGTAAAAGAAGAAATAAAACAATTCATCATTTGCCAGCATTACCGGTAATACCAAATTAGATTCTACTTTAAAAGTATCGGCAAAAAGCTTTTTAAGAGAAGGTGTCCTTATTATCCTCCTAAAATCATCCTCAGAATAATATACGGGAACATTATCTCTTTTGGTCTTTCTCTCCAAATCATTGATTTCGGAAAGCTTAAGGTTTGTTATTACCTGCAATTCATTAATACCTATGGTTTGGTATTCATTAAAGCCAATTCTCAGAAAACTAACAATATTATGTTCTCCTTCTGCTTTAGGGGGAAATCCGCATACAACATAATCAAACGGAATGTAATCATTAAGCCCCTTACATACTTTTAGTAATTTTTCATTAACAGAAATATTTTCAGCAATAATTCCGCTTAATATTTTTTCCAGTTTAAGTTCTTTCCTCATTGCTGCCTCCATACTGTTCTCATGTCTGTATCGGGCAATTTCAAGAGTTACCAGTAAATCTTTTTCTCTAAAAGGCTTAACCAAAAAACCATAGGGTTGTGTAGCTTTTGCCTGTTCAAGTATTTTTTGGTTTGAGTTTGCCGAAATATATATAAAAGCAACTCCTAACTTGCGTAAGTACTTCGCCAAATCTATACCGGTAGAAGGTCCTTTTAAAAATATATCTATTAAAACGAGAACAGGTCTTTCCTTCTCAATAATCTCTATTGCTTTCTCAACAGAACGTGCTATTCCGCAAACAACATAGCCTTCTCTTTCAAGCATGATCCTGATGTCGTTTGCTTCTATAAACTGATCCTCAACTATGAGAATTTTTTCTTTACTATTCGGTTGAGTAGCCATAAAGAAATCCTAATTAATCTTTAAATGTACGAAAATTATCAATAAATAATTCTCAATACTTACACTCAACCACAGCCAGTTTAATTTTTAGGTTTTCACTAATAAAATCAAAGTTTATTTTATAAAACAAAAAGCCTGAGGTGATTTCCTCAGGCTTTTTTATCATTTGTTTATTGTCTTATCTCTTCAGTGAGAAGTGTGCCTTGAACTCCTTAACAACCGGTTGGCCGTTAACCGTCTCACGGTAGGTTACCGTGAACCAGTAGTCCGTAGCAGGTAGCGGTGTACCGTTGTAGGTACCGTCCCAGCCCTCACTCTCTTCGGTGGCACTGATCTGCTTGATCAGCTTG
Proteins encoded:
- a CDS encoding sigma 54-interacting response regulator, whose product is MATQPNSKEKILIVEDQFIEANDIRIMLEREGYVVCGIARSVEKAIEIIEKERPVLVLIDIFLKGPSTGIDLAKYLRKLGVAFIYISANSNQKILEQAKATQPYGFLVKPFREKDLLVTLEIARYRHENSMEAAMRKELKLEKILSGIIAENISVNEKLLKVCKGLNDYIPFDYVVCGFPPKAEGEHNIVSFLRIGFNEYQTIGINELQVITNLKLSEINDLERKTKRDNVPVYYSEDDFRRIIRTPSLKKLFADTFKVESNLVLPVMLANDELFYFFFYSRRPDTYEPQHIALANRLIQPLSASLDCLFDITVKEKKVVLTGGKNIPAQVAQENIFEGIVGNSHLLLNVFDYITQVAPVDTSVLILGESGTGKERIADSIHKLSPRAKRPFIKINCAALPASLIESELFGHEKGAFTGAADKRIGKFEQADTGTLFLDEIGELPLELQAKLLRVLQEKEIERVGGRQPIKTDVRIIAATNCNLEKEIGEGRFRLDLYYRLNVFPVYMPALRDRKEDIPELVNHFIKLSNKKSGREVKEVTPQVMQQLLCYSWPGNIRELENIIERSVLLSKSDTIGQIMQLGHEHNNNGMYNSVYNTTTMQIKSIQENERDHIIAVLKKCNGKIWGVGGAAELLNVPPTTLNSKMKKLGINRNYL